Part of the Aggregatilinea lenta genome, AGGCGGCTGGTGGTGAGGTCTGCTTTTTCCCCTCACTACCCCCCGCGACTCCGTATTTCCCTCAAATCGTCAGCATATCGTGCGTCAGGTGCGGGATGTAGTTGACGCCGCGCAGATCCCACAGCCCTTCCTGCCACGTCAGGTAGTGCATGGCCGTGTGGTGCATCCACACATGCATGTGATGGCAGCGCAGCAGCATGCGCACGATGGTCGCGGCGATGCCCGTCTCGCACACGACGACCACGGTGTTAATCGACGAGGGATTTTCGAGCAGGCGGTTCACAACGCGCCGGGTCTGTTCGGCAAAGCGCTGGTAGTAGTTGTCGTGCGGCAGAATGTAGTAGTGCGGTCCGATGTCGGCGGGATGCACCAGGCGCGGCAGCTCCATCAGCAGGTGCCGGTCGGTGTCGCGCAGGTCGTCGTCCACGCTGACCGGCATGGAGACGTAGCGGTTAAGAATCGATGTCGTCTCGCGCGTGCAGCGCGCCGGACTACTTACGAGGGATGTAATTCCCGGCTCGTAGGCCCGCAGCCATTGTCCCAGCAGCTCCGCCTGCTTCTTGCCCAGTTCGGACAGGCCGTTGTCTTCCCCCTGGCTGCTGTTCTGCGATTGCCCATTACGGACTAGAATTAAACGCATACGATCCTCACTTTTTGCTGGGTAGCCATTAGCGATGCCCACAAAAGTGATATTTTGGGTGTCACAAAATTATACTTTCGGCAAGCTCGGTGGCAGGCATTTATACCGCACGATCCGGTCCTGGAGCCACATGCAAACGTTACCAAAACGCGCGACAGGATGATCGGGGTATGGCAGCGTCGCCGCCTACCGCCCGATCGACCCCCGCTCCCACCCCGCAGCAGGGTCCGGTGCAGCGCCCGTCGAACAGGCTCCAAACGCTCCCCGGCCACGCTCAGAGTGGGTTCATGAGCGCGCCGGAATGCTGCGCACCATGATACCCCAACCGCCCTCGCCAGAGGTAACCGGAGCGGCGTGCCCGGTGTTTGGCCCCGTCCGCGAATTATAGGAGAGGGCGCACAATCGGGCAACGCGCGCCGCGAGATTGGCCCCTGTCAGCCAAATGTCAGGCGAATGGCCTGCGCGGGTCCTGCACAAAACTGCGTTTCGTCGCATAATGGAGACGATTGCGGATGACACACGACCTGGCAAGGGGGATGTCTATGATTGCACGACTGTATAACAGTTGGGCGCTGGTCAAGGCCAGCGCGGCGGTTTTGCGCTCCGACAAGGAACTGATTCTCTTCCCGCTGGTGTCGCTCATCGCCAGCGTGATCATCACGATCACCTTCGCGGTGCCGATGGCGCTGGCGGGCCTGTTCGACGAGGCCAGCACCGGCGGCGATTTCGGCCCGGCGGGCATCGTGATCGGCTTCCTGTTCTATTTCGTGATGTACACCGTGGTGATCTTCACCAACACGGCCCTGGTCGGCGCGTCCTTGATCCGGCTGCGCGGCGGTGACCCCACCTTGCGCGACGGGTACGACATCGCCATGTCGCACCTGTCCCAGATCCTCGGCTACGCAGCGATCTCGGCGACGGTCGGCGTCATCCTGCGCGCCATCAGCGAGCGCGGGGGGATCGTGGGCCGGATCGTGGCGTCGCTGGTCGGCTTTGGCTGGAATCTGGCGACCTTTCTGGTCGTGCCGATCCTGGTTGTGGAGGATATCGGCCCGGTGGAGGCCATCAAGCGCAGCAGCAGTCTGCTCAAGCGCACCTGGGGCGAGCAGATCGCGGGGAACTTCAGCATCGGGCTGATCTTCGGGTTGCTCGGCCTTGCGATCATTGTGGTAACTGCTCCCCTGATCGCGGCGGCAGCCTCGGCGGGCGCGGCCTTCGCCGTCGTGATGCTGGTCGGGCTGCTGGTAGTGGTCCTGGTCGGGCTGGGACTGGTCAGCTCCGCCCTGAACGGCATTTACGTCGCGGCGCTGTACCGCTACGCGGTCGAGGGCGAGGTCAGCGAGCAGTTCGGCTCGGAACTGATCGTGACGGCCTTCCGCCCGAAGTAACACCCTGCTCTGCCGTACCATCCAAGAGGCTCCCGTTTGGGAGCCTCTCTTTGTGTGATGCGGGGTTTTCCCGGTCCAGCGCCCAGTGCCGCGGGTTGAGCGCGATATAAGCGCGAATGCGGCCCAGATCGTCGTCGCCCCGGATGATGTGCTCGTAATAATTACGCTGCCACACCGGAGCGCCAGGCATGAGGCGCGTGCGGTTGATTTGTTTGGACGCATTCATTTTGAAATACCCGACAACCAGGGGCAATGTCATGGTACGGCGCCGGTAGCGAGTGTTCGGTAGGGGCAATTCATGAATTGCCCCTACGGGGCGTTCGCCGTCCTCAATCATAATGATGCCATGCACATGGTTCGGCATGATGACAAACGCATCCAGGGTGATCTGCGGGTAGCGTCCTGGCAAAGACTCCCAGGTGGTCATCACAATGCACCCCAACGCGTTCAATTCCACGTCATCATCGACCACGTCACCAAATAGGCACGCGCGTCGGTGCGTGCACATCGTGACGAAATAGGCTCCGGCCTGGCTGTAATCGTAATCACGCAGCCGGATGGAGCGGCGGTTGAAGGTTTCAAAATGAGGCTCAGGCTCCATATCGATCCCGTTCCTCCTCCCCCGCCCCGGCGCGGAACGCGGCCCACAGCGCGCGCCAGAACCGACTCTCGAACCGCGCGGACGTCCCGATCCCCTGGCGCGGCAGCAGCCACGCCGCCGCGACGCCCGTGATCACCGCCCATACCAGGATCACGGACCCCACGCCGATCGCCACCGCCGCGAACACGGCGTCGTAATCCAGCAGGCCGTAATGACCGAGCAGATTCCACCAGTCGTGGTGATCTTTGCCGAGGCCGAACAGCAGTGGCAGGTCACGCGTGCTGGCGTCGCCAATGTACGGGGCCATGTTCAGGAAGCTGTGACCGGCGAGCGCCCAGAACAGCAGCGACGTACTGATCTGGCGGCGCACGGCGAAGGCAAACACGGCGGGCAGCACAAAGATCAGCACCTGCCAGATCGAGCCGCCCGCGAATTGCAGCGTCCAGCCGAACGGCGCGCAGATCAGGTGTCCGGCCTCGTGCGGCACGATGGTCAACGCCCACACCATCTGCGCCGTCAGGCCGGATCGCGGCGCGCGCAGGTGATCGATCCACGTCCCGGCAACCAGCAGCCAGAAGCCGGTTTCGAGCACGGCCAGCGCGGGCGCGGGATGGTTGAGGATCGCGGTGCGCAGGCCAGACGACAGCGTACCGGGCAGACGCGGCACGGACGGCGGGACGGGATCTGGCGGTACACTGATCTCTTCCGCGAAAGTCACCAGCGCAGGCCGCCGTCTTCGCCGCGCGCGGACCTCCGTCCAGGCCCCGACTCCGATCAGCGCCAGGGCTGCCGCGATGCTCACTGCCAAAACGATGCCCATCGATCCCTCTTTTTTCCGAGCGATACGCGATCATTGTGCATGGTCCCGGCACGCGGCGCAACCTGGCTCAGCAGCGACAGATCGCGCGAGCATGTTAAAATCTCCGTGTGGGACCGCATCCTGGCGTGCGGAATTGCGTATAGTACTCAGGACGGCAGCCAGCAGTGTGGTTCCGCCTGGCAGCGTGGTTGGCAGCGAGGGGAGAAAAATCATGAAACGTATAGCGGTCCTCACCAGTGGCGGCGACGCCCCCGGCATGAACGCCGCGATCCGCGCCGTGGTGCGCACCGGCATCGACCGGGGCTGGGACGTGTACGGCGTGCATCACGGATACAAGGGCCTGATGACGGGTGACTTTCACCTGCTGGGCGCGCGCGATGTAGGCGGCATCATCCAATTGGGCGGTACGGTGCTGGGCAGCGCCCGCGCACCGGAATTCAAGACCGCGGACGGGCGGCGCGAAGCCCTGCGCGAGCTGAATCAGCGCGGCATCGAGGCGCTGGTCGTCATCGGCGGCAACGGCTCGCAGACCGGGGCATACGAGCTGCACCAGCTGGGCTTCCCGGTGGTCGGCATCGGCTCCACCATCGACAACGACTTGTTCGGCGCGGACATCACCATCGGCGTGGACACGGCGCTCAACATTGCGCTGGAGGCCATCGACCGCCTGAAGGTCACGGCATCGTCGCACCAGCGCGCGTTCCTGGTCGAGACGATGGGGCGCAACAGCGGTTACCTCGCGCTGATGGCAGGCATCGCAGGCGGCGCGGAAGCGGTCGTGCTGCCGGAGTTCAAGACCGAGCCGGAACTGCTGGCCGACGAGATCCGGCAGGCCTACGAGCGCGGCAAGGCGCACGCGATCATCGTCGTGGCCGAAGGCGCAAGCCTCGACGCGAACGAACTGGCGCACTATTTCGCAGAACACGAGGAGAAGCTCGGTTTCTCGCTGCGCGTGACGCAGTTGGGGCACGTCCAGCGCGGCGGTATGCCCGGCGCATTCGACCGCACGTTGGCGACGCGGCTGGGTGCAAAAGCGGTCGCCTGCCTGGACGCGGGCGACAGCGGCGTGATCGCCGTGCAGCGCGCGGGCGAGATCACGACCGTCACGCACGAGGACGCCGTCGGCAAGCCCAAGCCGCTGGATGCGGAGCTGTACGAGCTGGCGCGCGTGCTGGCAAAGTAGCGAAAAAGCAGGGATCAGGGATTGGGATTAGGAAATAGGAAATTCGCCTGGACCCGGTCCGTAGCAATCAAAGCGGTCAATCGCGAATTCTGTAAGGCGGTCCGTGACCCATACGTATTAAGTTAAGCTTCCGAGGGGAACACAGCCTTTCGTAGGGGCGGGGCAGGCCTACCCCTACGGTTACCACCGTTCGCGCTGCGCATCAACGCCAGGGGAAACAGTCGCAGTTGCCCCGTTAGCTTAGTGCCTATGGGTCGGTGACCCGCCCCGAACATTGTTAGGGAAAAAAGCAGGGCAGGGTTGAATCCTGCCCTCTACAAGATTTGTCAATTATTCGCCTGTCGCCGGGGCCGGGAGGTGCTTTTTCCCGCTTCCCCAATCCCTACTCCGGCCCGATGAGTTGATCGCGCGACATCCACCCGGTCATGCCCATGCAGTCCACCTCGTAGTAATCCACGCCGTCCAGGCTGCCCGCGCGCAGGACCGTCACCTGCGTCCCGGCGAAGCACGACGCGTTCGAGAGCACGTACGGACCGGGATCCTCGTACAGCGGTGACATGAACGGGGTGGACGGCAGGATGAGGGTGTCGCCTTCCGCGATGCTCGTGTCCAGCGGCGGCTCCAGCGCGGACGCCGGATCGATGTCCGCCAGGGTCAGTGCGGGGAAGCCCAGATAGACGCGCCACTCGTTTTCGACGTCCAGAAACGGCTTGCCCGTCGCCTCTTCCACCGCGTCATACACCGACCCGCCCAGGCGCATCTGCTCCGCGATTTGGCGGTGCGTCTCCATGCCGCCGTAATTCGTCAGCAGGAAGTTGATGAACGACACGCCCATGTCGTACGCCAGCGCGTAACACCCGTCCGACTCGATGCGCGTCCAGCCAATTTCGCCCGTCAGCGAGGGCATATCTTGCAGCGGCCCCAACGCGCGCAGCCGCTCGTCGTAGTTGCCGGGCGCGAGCGAGAACCAATCCGCCTGTCCTTCCGACCACCACTGCGGCCCCAACGATCCGCCCAGCACGTCGAACTGGTACAGGTGCGTGACCTCGTGCGTGGTCACGCTGAAAATCGTGTTGATGCGGCGCTCCATCGTCCAGTCTTCGGGCCTGGTCGCCCAGACGCAGTTCTCGTTGCCCGGCGCGTAATTCGTGCCGCGGAGTACCTGGATGCTCATGCCCCATGCCGTGCTGGTAATGCCCGCGAACCGGTCGCTGACCGCCCCGCTGCCGACCGTCTCCGCCAGGGATTCGCGGTCGGGGTAAATCACGGCAACCGGCTTATAGCTCAGCGCGCGGCCAAAACCCTCCACGCGGCGCGGGTGCGTCGCGGCCATCGCGTCGGCCATCGTCTGCGCGACCTCATCGGGATCGTCTTCCCCGAAGCCGAACCAGTACAGCACGACGTGCTCGCTTTCCATGCGGAACCACTCGCGGTCCGTGTCCGCGTAGACCACCGGCTGCGGCTCGGTATCGATGGAGTTGCCCGCCGCGTCGCGCACGCGCCAGTAGACCGAGATCGGCGTCCAGGCGGGCTGCATGTTGCCCGTCTCCCAGATCCGTGCGACCCAGTCCTGCGCCTCGGCGTCCCACTCCGCGACGGCGCGGTTGCCCGTGCCGTGCACCAGGGTCACGAACAGGATCACGTCCTGAATCGCGCCCCCATCTGAGTCCGCCGTGACGCGGAACTCCATGCCGCGCGGGTAGTCGGAGATGGCGGTCGTCTCGCCCAGGCGGAAGCCGTCCTGCTCGACGGTAGGGAGCGTCAGTGTCGCGTCCTGCCCGCCGACGACTTCCAGCGTATAGGGTGTGTTTTCCGCCGGATAGGGCGTCGGCGTGGGGAGATCCTGCGCGGTGGGTGCCGCGCCCGCCGGAATCGCCAGCGCCAGGATCGTAATCGCGGCCAGCGCGGTGATCAGCAGGCCGGAAGCCAGGGTAAATCGCTGTTTCCTGTTCATGCGCGCCCTTTCCATTCAGCGAATAGCCAAATCCGACGGTATTAAGCCACCTGCGCTGCGTTTCGTAGGGGGAGGGCTTGCCCTACTGGCTTTTTCGCCAACGGGCGGAGCAAGCTCCGCCCCTACCGATCACGCGTAATTGTGCTTGTCTCCCCTCTCCAAGCTAGGTTGGAGAGGGGCCGGGGGTGAGGTGCTTTACACCTTTTACACTATCTCCACCCGCCGCCCTTCGGCGCTGGACTGCCGCGCCGCGTCGAGCACGCGCTGCACGATCAACCCGTCCTCGAACGTCGGCGGCTGCACCACCGCGTGCCCGTGAATCGCGTCCACCATCAGCCCGGCCAGCTTGGCGAACGGGCCGAGATTCAAGACACCCTCAGGGACCCACATCGGCGGCTCGTACTCCGGCGGGATCGGGATCTCGTGCAGCGCTTCGTCGCCCCGGCGGCCCAGCAGCCGCAGCTCATCCTCGACCACCAGCGCGCCCTCGGTCCCGTGCACGGCCAGCCGCCGGGACTCACCCGCCGCAACCGCGCACAGGTTGATCACGCCGCGCAGCCCGCTCGCATACTCGATCGTCACCACAGCGCTGTCGTCCGCCGTGACGGGCAGCGTGCCGTTACCATCCGGCGCGGGCCGGGTCGCGTAGCGCGGCGACGTGCTCAGCATTGCCGTCACCGCACGCGGATCGCGCCCACGCAGCCAGTGAAATGCGTCCACGTAATGCGAGCCAATCGCGCCCCATAGCCCACCGCCCTGCGCCGCGTCGTACCACCACGTCCACGGGTGTGCCGGGTTCCAGCGCACAGGTGACATGAACGTCGCTTCGAGCAGCACCGGCTGGCCCACGTAGCCCTGATCGACCAGCACGCGCTGGTAGTAGCGCGCGGGAAAGTAGCGGAACTCGTGATCGACCACGTGCACCCGGTTCCGGCGTTGGGCCGCGTCCAGCATCTGCTGCACTTCGGCGGCGTTCATAGCCAGGGGTTTTTCGCACAGGACGTGCGCGCCCGCCTCAAACGCCGCCAGCGTCATCTCCGCGTGCAGCACGGGCGGCGTCACAATGCTCACGATATCCGGCTTCACTTCGTCCAGCATGCGCCGGTAGTCCGTGTATGCGCCCGGCACGCCGTGCTCGTCCGCGATGCGCTGCGTCTTTTCGGCGGACCGGCCACACAGCGCCGCGACGGACGTCCCGGCCAGCCCCATGAACGCGGGAAGCTGTACGCGCGCGCCGAAACCGGTGCCCACCAGCGCGACGCGCAGCACGTCCCCTCGGCTTTGATCGCCCATGCGCATCCCCACTTACCGGGCCGCTTCTGTCGCGGCGGCGGTCGCATCTGCCATCGTCTCAGGCGCAGCCGCTGTGCCAACCGGCGTCTCGATGGCGTCCATCTCCGCGTCGAGCTGCGGATCGGCGAGGCCCAGATCTTCAGTCGTGCTCGACGACGCGGGCAGGACCATGTTTTCCTCGCTCAGCAGCGGCGACACATCACGCGGCAGCGGCTCCTGCGGCGTATATTCGACCCAGTTGTCGTAATCGACCGTATAGTCAGGATCGTCCATCTGCGCCTCGACCCAGTCAAGGAAATGCTGCTGGCGCATCGCGTCGAGGTCTTCCGGCTGCGGCACGTCGAACACTGGCTGCCCGACCTTCGCCACATACCAGCCCTCGGACAGCTCGAACGGCCCGATGATGTCGCCGGGGTCCGCGCTGAAGACCGTATTCCGCACGTCCCTGGGCAGCGTCGAATCGTCGGTGCGGATCGTGCGCGACGAGGCACCGCTCGACGAGGTCAACCCGAACGATTCCGCGATGTCGGTCATTGTGTCCCCGGCCTGCAAGCGCGCGATCACCTGTTCCGCGTCCGCTTCGCTGCCGACCAGGATGTCTTCCACGTTCACGCCCACGTTAACCTGATCGGACTGCACCGCACCCGGCTCCTGGCTAATGATGAACTTCAGCTCGTCATAGAGCGTTTGCGCGCGCACGAGATGCCGGAAGTCTTCCTCGGTCATGCCCGTGTACGTCTTCATCTCGTCGAGGAAGGCCGCGTATGCCTCGTCGAACTCCGGCGGAAGCTGCCCGCCGTCACCCACCTGCAAGCCCAGATAGAGCGCCATCTTGGCGTCATACTGCGTCGGGTCGATCTCCACCCCGCGCCGGATCGCTTCCTGCGTGGCGATCGCCTCGATCACCAGGATGCGCTGCACCTGTACGCCGAAGCTGTAGCTGTCGGCCAGGGTCGCGAACAACGCGAGTGTGTTCTGGTTGTCGGCCAGCGTCAGGTCGAGCGTCTGCTCGATGCCCTGCGTCTCCACCTGATGCGCCAGGCGGCGCAGTGGCAGCCAGCGCTCAAAGCGCACGCGTTCCTGGTACTCTTCCAGCGTGATCTCTTCGGAACCGACGCGTGTGATCGCCTGTGTGGTATCCACGTCCGGCGCGGTGGTCGGCATCGTATACGGCGTTGGCGTCAGCGACGCGGTGGGCGACGGCCCGGCGGTGACCGTCGGATGCTGCTGCGCCCAGGCCGTCTGCGCGACGAGCGTTTCGTCCGCGCCGTCTTCGATCAATACCACGCCCGAATCTTCAGGACTCGTCGAGCCACACGCGGCCAGCAGCGCCACCAACAGCACCACGACCGGGATCGCTCCCCACATTCCAAAACGACGTCTCATGCAATCTCCTCGAAAAAGCGGCAATCAGCCCTTAGCGGCTAGCGGCCAGCCAAAAGCAAAGGTAAAGGCAAAAACGAAAAGCGAATCAGATCGCGTGCGACGGCCCGCCCCCCTCGCTCCATTCGGCGCTGGAGCGGTCAGCTCGGAGTCAGGTTCGCTCCCCTCTCCAATCAAGTTGGAGAGGGGCCAGGGGTGTGGTCTGCTCGA contains:
- a CDS encoding histidine phosphatase family protein; translation: MRLILVRNGQSQNSSQGEDNGLSELGKKQAELLGQWLRAYEPGITSLVSSPARCTRETTSILNRYVSMPVSVDDDLRDTDRHLLMELPRLVHPADIGPHYYILPHDNYYQRFAEQTRRVVNRLLENPSSINTVVVVCETGIAATIVRMLLRCHHMHVWMHHTAMHYLTWQEGLWDLRGVNYIPHLTHDMLTI
- a CDS encoding DUF6159 family protein, which gives rise to MIARLYNSWALVKASAAVLRSDKELILFPLVSLIASVIITITFAVPMALAGLFDEASTGGDFGPAGIVIGFLFYFVMYTVVIFTNTALVGASLIRLRGGDPTLRDGYDIAMSHLSQILGYAAISATVGVILRAISERGGIVGRIVASLVGFGWNLATFLVVPILVVEDIGPVEAIKRSSSLLKRTWGEQIAGNFSIGLIFGLLGLAIIVVTAPLIAAAASAGAAFAVVMLVGLLVVVLVGLGLVSSALNGIYVAALYRYAVEGEVSEQFGSELIVTAFRPK
- a CDS encoding transposase, whose amino-acid sequence is MEPEPHFETFNRRSIRLRDYDYSQAGAYFVTMCTHRRACLFGDVVDDDVELNALGCIVMTTWESLPGRYPQITLDAFVIMPNHVHGIIMIEDGERPVGAIHELPLPNTRYRRRTMTLPLVVGYFKMNASKQINRTRLMPGAPVWQRNYYEHIIRGDDDLGRIRAYIALNPRHWALDRENPASHKERLPNGSLLDGTAEQGVTSGGRPSRSVPSRTAR
- a CDS encoding ATP-dependent 6-phosphofructokinase, coding for MKRIAVLTSGGDAPGMNAAIRAVVRTGIDRGWDVYGVHHGYKGLMTGDFHLLGARDVGGIIQLGGTVLGSARAPEFKTADGRREALRELNQRGIEALVVIGGNGSQTGAYELHQLGFPVVGIGSTIDNDLFGADITIGVDTALNIALEAIDRLKVTASSHQRAFLVETMGRNSGYLALMAGIAGGAEAVVLPEFKTEPELLADEIRQAYERGKAHAIIVVAEGASLDANELAHYFAEHEEKLGFSLRVTQLGHVQRGGMPGAFDRTLATRLGAKAVACLDAGDSGVIAVQRAGEITTVTHEDAVGKPKPLDAELYELARVLAK
- a CDS encoding Gfo/Idh/MocA family protein is translated as MGDQSRGDVLRVALVGTGFGARVQLPAFMGLAGTSVAALCGRSAEKTQRIADEHGVPGAYTDYRRMLDEVKPDIVSIVTPPVLHAEMTLAAFEAGAHVLCEKPLAMNAAEVQQMLDAAQRRNRVHVVDHEFRYFPARYYQRVLVDQGYVGQPVLLEATFMSPVRWNPAHPWTWWYDAAQGGGLWGAIGSHYVDAFHWLRGRDPRAVTAMLSTSPRYATRPAPDGNGTLPVTADDSAVVTIEYASGLRGVINLCAVAAGESRRLAVHGTEGALVVEDELRLLGRRGDEALHEIPIPPEYEPPMWVPEGVLNLGPFAKLAGLMVDAIHGHAVVQPPTFEDGLIVQRVLDAARQSSAEGRRVEIV
- a CDS encoding peptidylprolyl isomerase — protein: MRRRFGMWGAIPVVVLLVALLAACGSTSPEDSGVVLIEDGADETLVAQTAWAQQHPTVTAGPSPTASLTPTPYTMPTTAPDVDTTQAITRVGSEEITLEEYQERVRFERWLPLRRLAHQVETQGIEQTLDLTLADNQNTLALFATLADSYSFGVQVQRILVIEAIATQEAIRRGVEIDPTQYDAKMALYLGLQVGDGGQLPPEFDEAYAAFLDEMKTYTGMTEEDFRHLVRAQTLYDELKFIISQEPGAVQSDQVNVGVNVEDILVGSEADAEQVIARLQAGDTMTDIAESFGLTSSSGASSRTIRTDDSTLPRDVRNTVFSADPGDIIGPFELSEGWYVAKVGQPVFDVPQPEDLDAMRQQHFLDWVEAQMDDPDYTVDYDNWVEYTPQEPLPRDVSPLLSEENMVLPASSSTTEDLGLADPQLDAEMDAIETPVGTAAAPETMADATAAATEAAR